GACTGGTGTTTTCCGCGGCAACGTTTGCCCAGAAATTCGGAATTGCATTGGGCGGCGGTATGGCCGGCTGGATGCTGGCGTTGTTCGGTTTTATCGCCAACCAGCCGCAAACTCCGGATACCATCACCGGAATCCGGTTGATGATGAGTATTATCCCGGCAATCGGGACATTGATCGCGGCGGTTGCAGCCATTTTCTATGAACTTGATGATGATAAAATGGCTCAGATTGAAAAGGATTTGGAAACAAGACGTGCTCTGGAACAATAAACCGTTACAGGACTATTGATGAATCGTGATCCAATATACATAGGCAACACAACATTACAGATCAACTCGCGAGATGTGCAGGGATTTGCGGATTGCAAGGAAAATGGTCGTGATTATCGCATAGAACATTACGATCAGATGCGTCCCTTTTTTATGAATATTGTCAGCGATTCTGATCTGTGGATGTTTATATCCAGCAACGGCGCCTTGACTGCCGGACGCCGGGATCCGGACCACGCGTTGTTTCCCTATTACACGGATGACCGGATTACATGATTCTCATGATATTACCGGAAGTAAAACACTGCTGCTGGTCGAGAAAAGCAGCAAAATATATTTGTGGCAGCCTTTTTCGTCCTCTTGTGAGAATTTGTACAAAACAGAACGTGTGTTGACCAAAAATGATATCAGCCATCAAGTGACATTCAGAGAGGTCAATCTTGATTTAGAGTTGATATTCGAGTACACCTGGACCTCTTGTGATCGTTACGGATTTGTGAAAAAATCGCATATCCGCAATTTAAACACACACCCCAAAACAGTCCGTATTCTGGATGGCATTCAGAAACATATTGCCGTTTGGCGCCGATCAGACATTTCAAAACCAGTTCAGTACACTCCTGGATGCTTACAAACGCAATGAACTGCAGCCGGAAACCGGATTGGGATTATATACATTGAGTTCGATTCCGACCGATAAAGCGGAACCTAACGAGGCTTTAAAGGCCACTACCGTGCTGGTCTTGCGGTTTAAAGTTTCGATAAAATTCTCCTCTCCTCTCAACAGATTGCAGCTTTCTGCAAGGGGGGACCCGTAACACCGGAAACGCTGGTCAAGGCTGAACGCGGCGCTTATTTTTTGCACTCGGAATTGGTTCTCGAGGCAGAGGCCGGTTCATCCTGGTATATGGTTGCTGATCTGAATCAGGATCAGTCCGATGTTGCGGGTTTGCAGCGGCTGTTGGCGTCGGATACGGATTTGGTTGCTTTAATTGAAAACGAAATCGACCATGATCGGGAGAATCTGCGCCGGAAAATTGCAAGGTCTGATGGATTTCAGCTGACACAGGATGATTTGGGTGCATTGCGCCATACGTCGAATGTACTGTTTAATATAATGCGCGGCGGGATTTTTGAGGATAGTTACTACATCCAGACCCGCGATTTTAAGCGGTTTATAAAAACAGCAAACCAGCTTGTTTTTAAAACACATCAGGATTTTCTGCATTCACTACCGGAAACCATAGAGCTCTTTGAGCTTCGCGATCAGGTCGGTCGCCTAAATGATATTGATCTTGAACGTCTTTTGTACGAATATCTCCCCCTGAGTTTTAGTCGACGGCATGGCGACCCCAGTCGACCCTGGAACCGGTTTTCTATCAAAGTCAAAGATGAAACCGGCGAAAAAAGCCTCAATTATCAGGGCAACTGGCGCGATATTTTCCAAAACTGGGAAGCGCTGGCTCTCTCATTTCCCGGCTATCTGGAACATATGATTACCAAGTTTGTCAACAGCATGACCGCGGATGGATACAATCCCTATCGGGTCCTGCGCGATGGATTTGACTGGGAAGTTCCGGACACCAACGCCTGGAGCAATATCGGTTACTGGGGTGATCATCAAATTGTTTATCTGCTGAAATTACTCGAGCTTTCTTTTAACTATCATCCGGAGCATTTGAAAGCGCTGCTAAGCCGGGACATGTTTACCTATGCGCGCGTTCCCTATCGGATCAAACCCTATCAGTCCCTGGTTCATGATCCGCACCGCACCATTGAATTTGATCATCAGCAGGATTCTGATATCAGAGCGGATGTTGCAGAGCTGGGTGAGGACGGCAAATATCTGCTGGATGAACAGAAACAGCCCTGTAAAGTGAATTTATTCGAGAAACTGCTGGTGCCGGTTTTGGTCAAACTGTGCAATTTTGTTCCCGAAGCGGGTATCTGGATGAACACGCAGCGTCCGGAATGGAACGATGCCAATAACGCGCTTGTGGGGTACGGCACTTCAATGGTGACCCTGTATTATCTGCGCAGGTACACTGTGTTTGTCAGTGAACTGTTGCAGCAAAGTGATCCCGAAGAACTGACTGTATCCGGAGCGGTACACAGTCTTTATCATGATTTATATACTGCATTCAAATCGTTCGAACCGGATTTGAACGGGACGTTGACGGATGCACGGCGCAAAGAAATCCTAAATGAACTGGGAGCCGCCGGTGAACAGCACCGAAAGCGCGTATACGAAAACGACTGGGGCAACCGGGACAAGGTGAAAAAAGCGCATGTGATTGCGTTTCTGGGCCTGGCGCTGCATCATCTGGATCACTCTATTTCAATGAACCGCCGGTCTGATGATCTCTTCCATTCCTATAATCTGATTCGCTTTAACAATAATGAGGGCATCGAGATCCGTCATTTATATGAAATGCTGGAGGGCCAGGTCAGTGTTTTATCTAGTGGATACTTGTGCTTTGAGGATTCGATTATTTTGTTGAATTCTCTGAGAAAGAGCAAATTATACCGCAAAGATCAGGACAGCTATTTGCTTTATCCGGAGCGTTCGCTGCCGGATTTTATGGAAAAAAACAATATACCGGATGAACAGGTCAAACGGTCCGAGCTGTTAAAGACGCTGCTGAAAAAAGCCAATGAAGACATTGTGAAACGCGATCCTGACGGACAGGTGCATTTTGCCGGAACTCTCGGCAATGCCGGCAAACTTGAACAGGCGCTTGAACAACTGGATTCGCAGTATCGGGATCTGGCGAGCAGGGAAAAAAGTATTGTACTTGATATATATGAATCTGTTTTTGATCATCAGTCGTTCACCGGGCGTTCCGGTACCTTTTATAAATACGAAGGTCTGGGCAGTATCTACTGGCATATGGTTTCTAAGCTTGCTCTTGCCGTACAGGATGTATTTTATCGGGCGCTGGAAGACGATGCAGATCGTTCAATATTGGACAAACTGAAAAATTATTATTACGAGATTCGTTACGGGATTGGCAGTCACAAATCCCCGGATCTGTACGGCGCGTTTCCGACCGATCCCTATTCGCATACGCCACGGCACACCGGTGTTCAGCAGCCGGGCATGACCGGACAGGTTAAAGAAGATATTATATCCAGATTCGGTGAACTGGGTGTCTGTGTACGAAAAGGTAAAATATCTTTTCATCCGGATACTGATCTCGGATTCCGAGTTTTTAAATCGATCCAGTGTGTTTGAATATTTTAACGTGGGTAACGAAAAACAGACGTTGATGCTGTGTCCCGGTATGATCGGCATGACACTGTGTCAAATTCCGTTGATTTATATCAGCTCTGATGAACAAAAGATTATTGTTACGTACAAGGATGGTTCTGAAATTACAGTCGCAGGTTATCAGCTTAATCGGGATCTTTGTGATCTTGTGTTCAGGCGCAAGAACCACATTGTAAAGATCCAGGTGTTGTTGTGTAACGAGGAAGCGGCATCAACACAAGGTTTTGAAAGGAGAGAAACATGAGAAAAATATGGTTTATCCTTGCAGTGGCTGTTTTACTGCTGGGTTCCGGGCAAGCATGGGCTAAATCCCGGATCACAGGCAAGGTCACGGATGCAAAAACGGGTAACGGCTTGCCCGGCGCCAATGTGTTCATCGAGGACACCAATATCGGCGCGGCAACCGGGCTGGAAGGTGAGTACCTGATCACCAATGTTCCGCCGGGACAATATACCCTGATTTTTCGCTATATCGGTTATGAGGAAGCGACGGCCCAGGTGAATGTTACAGCCAATGAGACGATCATTCAGGATGTGAGGTTGGAATATCAAACTTTGACCGGTGAAGAAGTCCAGGTGACGGCTCAGGCTGAAGGTCAGATGCAGGCCATCAATCAGCAGATTACGGCAAATACGATTAAAAATATTGTCTCATCGGATAAAATTCAGGAACTCCCGGAAGCCAATGCGGCCGAAGCTGTGGGCCGGTTGCCGGGCATTTCACTGAAACGTGAAGGCGGTGAGGGAAACAAGGTCGTGATTCGCGGTTTATCACCAAAGTACAACAAGATTCAGATTGACGGTGTCAGTATGGCGGCAACCGGCAGCGAAGACCGCAGTGTTGATCTGAGTATGATCTCACCGAATATGCTGGAAGGCATTGAAGTCAGCAAAGCCGCCATGGCGGATCAGGAAGCCGACCAGCTGGGCGGGACGGTGAACTTTATCCTGAGAGGCGCCCGGGAAAAGTCTTCATTGAACGTCACCGCCCAGGGCGGTTACAATGAACTGAGCGATGAATATCAGAATTACCACTTGATTGTCGGCGGCGGAAGACGTTTCTGGGACAACCGGATCGGTGTTTTTGCGCAGGCGAATCTGGAACGTCGGGACCGCAGTGACAATAATGTGTATTCCGGATATCAGATGCTCCAGGATTCCATAACGATTGCCAATATGCTGGGATTCCAGGATGTTCGTCGCACCAACCAACGCCAGGGCGCTATGCTGGTGCTGGATTATAAATCTCCGCTGACCAACGTCAAATTTTCAAATACATATAATCATATTGATATTGACACCTATTCCAGACAGGAACATCTGGATGTGGTGGGACGCAACCATGGGTACAACGGCATCAGCACGCAAGAAGATATGACAGTTCTGGTCAACGCCCTGAATGTGGAGCAATATATCGGCGATGTAAAACTGACAGCCAATGCCAGCTATTCGCGGTCCGAGAAAAAAGTGCCTGAAGAACTGCGTCTGGAAGCCGCAGAAGCGAATGCTTTTGTGGAGCGCTGGACCTTTGATGATAAACCTATACATCCAACCGAGTTTCAGGCCAAGGCCATTAACGATACATCAAAGATTCTGGTCAATTGGTTTCGTCAGCGCGAGTTTGATGTGATGGAAGAAGAGCTGTCCGCGGATATCAATGCCGAATGGGGATTTGATGCCGGGATTGCACAAATTCAGTTCAAAGTCGGCGCCAAATATAAAAACAAAAACAAAGATTATAATAACGAGGAATACCGTATTCCGATTGCCTGGAATGATCTGGATTTGGCGCGCGCCTATCTGGCGGATGAATTCGGCTTGAGCGGCTATGATATCGGTCAGGATTTTCCCTACAGACCGTTCATCGATTTCGATTATGACCCCGAGACGTTTATGGCGGGTGATTATAAAATCAGTCGAATTCCGGATCGTGGAAAAATAGAAAAACATTACCACGCCATTCGTGACCTGGAAACGGTGCGCGGACAGTCGGTTGGTAAAACAGTATACCGCGATTACAATGCTTCGATCCAGAATGATTATTTCGGCGAGGAAAACTATTTTGCCGCTTATTTTATGCCCACCATCAAAGTCGGTGAATCGGTTACCTTGATACCGGGTGTGCGCTATGAACAGAACAACACGGAATACACTGCCAACCGCGCGGACAGTCCCGGCAAGTGGAGCGATCCGTTTCCGGTGGATACAGCCGCGGCCACACGCGAGAATGACTATTTTCTGCCGATGATTCACGCCAAATACAAACCGGTTGACTGGTTCGATGTACGCGCCAGTTATACCCAGACCCTGTCGCGTCCCAGCTATATGAGCATTATTCCCAGCTGGACGTCCTGGCAGGATAACCTGACCTGGAACAATACGACACTAAAACCTTCGGTGTCGAAAAGCTGGGATCTGTATCTGTCCTTTTACAGTGACAAGGTCGGCTTGCTGACGATCGGCGGATTTCAGAAAAATATTAAAAACTTTGTCTATAACACAGACCACCTGGCTGGTGGACTCGACGGATATTCGACCGGAATGGCCGGCAAGCGTACAGACCGGCGGCAAGGTGTTCGGTAATATCAATAATCCGAACGCAGCCAACCTGTACGGATTGGAAACCGAGTGGCAGTCGAATTTCTGGTTCCTGCCCGGCGCTCTGAAAAGTCTGGTGCTGAATGTCAACTATACCTACACATACTCGAATCTTACCTATCCCCGGCGCGAGGCAGTGTGGGAGATGGTGCGCGTTGGTATTATCAAAGTACCCAAAATTGTCGGTATGGTGGATGGAAGTTATGACGCACGGCTGCTGGATCAGCCGACCCACACATTGAACTTTACAGTGGGATATGACTATAAAGGATTCTCGATTCGAACATCCATGCAGTATAAATCCGATGTCTTTGCAGCCAACAACTGGTATGAAGAATTGCGTGAAACCACCGAGCCGCTCACCTTGTGGGATATGAAGATTCAGCAGCAGTTGCCGGTGAAAGGGCTTCAGGTGTTCGCCAATTTCAACAATCTATCGCGTGCCGTTGAACAAACGTCCAATAACGGCACCGGCTGGTTTACCAGTAAAAGTTATTACGGGTTTTCTGCGGACGTCGGTCTGCGCTATGAATTGTAAACAGGTATAAACATGAAAACAAGAGAAAGGAGGATGAATTTTTTGAAAATCAATTTATTAATCCATCATTCACACAATTAAAAGGAGAGAGAAATGTTAACAAGGTTATTTGTAGTACTCAGTTTGGTTCTTGTTTTTGCCATGGGTTCGTTTGCTCAGGAAGCAGACACGGTCTTTGTCCCGGCAGAAACCGAGGACGGCGATTATCTCGTCAATTCACTGATCGATTATGTGGTTGCAGATACCAACGAGGCCGGCGAACAGCTTCACAAAGTCTACAAGCTGGAACGCGGCAAATTGTATCTGCTGGATCAGGCCATGGATCTGCGCAACGAAGTGGAACTGGTTGCCGATCCGCCGATTGCGGATGTTCCGACCATGGTTCCGCCGAAAATTCTGTCCAACACCACGGCAGACGGCGAAACCGCAACTCATAATTTGATCAATACCTGGGAAGATATCACTGTGAAAAATATCTGGCTGGGTGGTATGAGCGTCAACGGCAGCACCCGAGGTTGGGGTTACGGTCAGGCGCTGCAGGTGATGGATTCACTGGTGACCGTGCATCTGGATGGTGTCTGGGCCGATTACAACGGCTGGTCCGCCTTTGGAACCGCACAGCCTAAAACCAGCTGGATCATCAACAACCTGCATGCCCGAAATGAACAGAATCCCGGTGATCCCTGGACCACGTTTCTGTTTTTTCTGGAACCTGCAGTGAATTTGGATACCTTCAAGGTAAGCAATAGCACCTATTTTCAGTCGAACAGTTTCTTTCTGTTCCCGCCGGCTTATGTGAATTACTTTGAGGTTGATCATTGTACGTTTGCCAACCTGTTGAAATGGCCGTTCCATTCCACACAGTGGCTGGAAGCCAAAGTTACCAACAGTGTTTTCTACAATGTCAGCGCGCTTTCTTTGACGGAAAATGAAGAAGAAGGTCAGGATCCGGACTGGCTGGAATACGGTCTGATCAATGTCGACACGCTGTTTGCCAATGCGGTTGATTCCGTTGATCCAGGCCCCTTTCATGTTCCTGAAAATGAACGTATGATTGAAGTCAAGAACAATCTGTACTACTGGTGCGATGGTGTACAGGATTACTGGGCCAACAATGATTCCGTAAAAGCGGCCGTCTGGATGAATGATAGAACCGAAGCCATGTTTGCGGATGATGAAACCTGGCCCGGACTAATTGCGGAGAACAACTGGAATCAGGATCCCCTGTTCAATGACTTTGACGGCCTGGCTGGTGCCAATAAAAAAATGGTAGATGTCTGTAAAGCTTTCCGTGCCGGCGGTTTATACCAATGGGACTGGGACGCGGATACCTCCGATTATCCCGAACTCTATGAAGTTATCTACCAGTATCCGCTGCCCGAAGATTTCCGTTCTTACTCCGGCTTGATCGGAACAGACGGACTGCCTCTGGGCGATCTGAGCTATTATCCGGAAACCGTGGGTGTTGAGGAAAAAACACAGGCTCCGACCGAGTTTGCGCTGCAGCAGAATTATCCCAACCCCTTTAACCCGGTGACCACGATCAACTATCAGTTGTTCGGAAAAGGTAAAGTTCAGCTTACTATTTACAATGTACTGGGTGAAAAAATCAGAAATCTGGTTGACGCCCGTCAGGATGCCGGTTCCTACAGTGTGAACTGGAACGGCGCCAATGATGCCGGACAAAAAGTTTCCAGCGGTGTGTATTTCTACAGTCTGGAAACCGAAAACGCATCAATTATGAAGAAAATGACGTTGATTAAATAGCGTCTTCTCTCAAAGAGCGTCCGCCGGCTGGTGGACGCTCTTTTTTTATTCAACGAATTTACCAGGCTTTTACCTGTTCGGATGAACAGGTGTTTTATTTTAGGATATGGAGTTACGATGATTCAGCCCCGACGAGAAATCCGACCCTTTTTATTTACTATTATCATCCTTTTAAATACGACGTTGTATGGTGAATCGGTCTACAAAAGCCGCCCTGAAGATCCGGCTGCCGTTTATTTAACCCCTGAAAACTATGACGTCACTCCGGACGCGCCCGCTGATGACAGCGACGCCCTGCAGGCCGCTATAAATGCGGTTGAAGAAAAAGCAAAATTTGGTATTGTGTATATACCGGCGGGAGAGTATCAGCTCACCCGACCTGTTCATGTCTGGAAAGGCATCCGCCTGATCGGATATGGCCAGACCCGGCCGCGGTTCGTTCTTGAGCCACATACGAGCGGTTACGAGGGGATGAAAGTGTTTATATGATCCATTTTGTCAGCAATCGGCCCCGTGAAGGCCGACCGATTCGTGATGCGAATCCCGGCACGTTTTACAGCGCCATCAGCAACATCGATTTCAAAATCGGGGTGGCAATCCGGCTGCTGTGGCGGTGCGCTCGCATTACGCCCAGCATTGTTTTATTGCGCATGTAGATTTTTTTATCGGAGACGGTAAAGCCGGTGTTGAAGAGGTGGGCAATGAAATTGAAGACTGTCGGTTTATCGGCGGTGATTACGGCATTATCACCAC
The candidate division KSB1 bacterium DNA segment above includes these coding regions:
- a CDS encoding TonB-dependent receptor; the protein is MRKIWFILAVAVLLLGSGQAWAKSRITGKVTDAKTGNGLPGANVFIEDTNIGAATGLEGEYLITNVPPGQYTLIFRYIGYEEATAQVNVTANETIIQDVRLEYQTLTGEEVQVTAQAEGQMQAINQQITANTIKNIVSSDKIQELPEANAAEAVGRLPGISLKREGGEGNKVVIRGLSPKYNKIQIDGVSMAATGSEDRSVDLSMISPNMLEGIEVSKAAMADQEADQLGGTVNFILRGAREKSSLNVTAQGGYNELSDEYQNYHLIVGGGRRFWDNRIGVFAQANLERRDRSDNNVYSGYQMLQDSITIANMLGFQDVRRTNQRQGAMLVLDYKSPLTNVKFSNTYNHIDIDTYSRQEHLDVVGRNHGYNGISTQEDMTVLVNALNVEQYIGDVKLTANASYSRSEKKVPEELRLEAAEANAFVERWTFDDKPIHPTEFQAKAINDTSKILVNWFRQREFDVMEEELSADINAEWGFDAGIAQIQFKVGAKYKNKNKDYNNEEYRIPIAWNDLDLARAYLADEFGLSGYDIGQDFPYRPFIDFDYDPETFMAGDYKISRIPDRGKIEKHYHAIRDLETVRGQSVGKTVYRDYNASIQNDYFGEENYFAAYFMPTIKVGESVTLIPGVRYEQNNTEYTANRADSPGKWSDPFPVDTAAATRENDYFLPMIHAKYKPVDWFDVRASYTQTLSRPSYMSIIPSWTSWQDNLTWNNTTLKPSVSKSWDLYLSFYSDKVGLLTIGGFQKNIKNFVYNTDHLAGGLDGYSTGMAGKRTDRRQGVR
- a CDS encoding T9SS type A sorting domain-containing protein, which gives rise to MLTRLFVVLSLVLVFAMGSFAQEADTVFVPAETEDGDYLVNSLIDYVVADTNEAGEQLHKVYKLERGKLYLLDQAMDLRNEVELVADPPIADVPTMVPPKILSNTTADGETATHNLINTWEDITVKNIWLGGMSVNGSTRGWGYGQALQVMDSLVTVHLDGVWADYNGWSAFGTAQPKTSWIINNLHARNEQNPGDPWTTFLFFLEPAVNLDTFKVSNSTYFQSNSFFLFPPAYVNYFEVDHCTFANLLKWPFHSTQWLEAKVTNSVFYNVSALSLTENEEEGQDPDWLEYGLINVDTLFANAVDSVDPGPFHVPENERMIEVKNNLYYWCDGVQDYWANNDSVKAAVWMNDRTEAMFADDETWPGLIAENNWNQDPLFNDFDGLAGANKKMVDVCKAFRAGGLYQWDWDADTSDYPELYEVIYQYPLPEDFRSYSGLIGTDGLPLGDLSYYPETVGVEEKTQAPTEFALQQNYPNPFNPVTTINYQLFGKGKVQLTIYNVLGEKIRNLVDARQDAGSYSVNWNGANDAGQKVSSGVYFYSLETENASIMKKMTLIK
- a CDS encoding glycosyl hydrolase family 28-related protein: MIQPRREIRPFLFTIIILLNTTLYGESVYKSRPEDPAAVYLTPENYDVTPDAPADDSDALQAAINAVEEKAKFGIVYIPAGEYQLTRPVHVWKGIRLIGYGQTRPRFVLEPHTSGYEGMKVFI